In a single window of the Coffea eugenioides isolate CCC68of chromosome 3, Ceug_1.0, whole genome shotgun sequence genome:
- the LOC113766366 gene encoding uncharacterized protein LOC113766366 → MTPFEALYGLPPPQLALGPYQQPRVAAVGDYIKERQQIDIMLKQNLKQAQERMKRYADKKRSEREFKAGDWVYLRLQPYRQTSVALRGNTKLSAKYFGLYRVEEKIGNVAYKLNLPAFSKVHPIFHVSLLKRKVGNKITPTLQLPDTNERGHWRIEPVAMLDRRVVKKRNATATQWLIHWWGTDPAEATWEDAEGIKQQFPTFQY, encoded by the coding sequence ATGACCCCCTTCGAGGCATTATATGGCCTCCCCCCTCCCCAACTGGCTCTGGGACCTTACCAGCAGCCCAGAGTGGCTGCAGTAGGAGATTATATCAAAGAGAGACAGCAGATTGACATCATGCTGAAACAGAACTTGAAGCAGGCTCAGGAGAGGATGAAAAGATATGCTGATAAGAAGAGAAGTGAGAGGGAGTTCAAAGCAGGAGATTGGGTGTACCTAAGGCTGCAGCCGTATAGACAGACTTCAGTAGCCTTGAGAGGGAACACCAAACTCTCAGCAAAATATTTTGGCCTTTACAGAGTAGAAGAAAAAATAGGGAATGTGGCATACAAACTGAACCTGCCAGCCTTCTCGAAAGTCCACCCTATCTTTCATGTGTCCCTGCTCAAGAGAAAGGTAGGAAATAAAATCACCCCTACACTTCAATTGCCAGACACGAATGAAAGGGGGCATTGGAGAATAGAACCAGTGGCAATGCTTGATAGAAGGGTGGTAAAGAAACGAAATGCGACTGCAACACAGTGGTTGATCCATTGGTGGGGCACGGATCCTGCAGAAGCCACATGGGAGGACGCAGAGGGGATAAAACAACAGTTCCCCACCTTCCAATATTGA